DNA from Pelobacter propionicus DSM 2379:
CGTGTGTGACGGATCGTCGCAAATCATCGAGGGCAGAACCTGGTTCAAGATCATCGAAATAAAAATCCGCAGAGGGCACAATGCGAAGCTTTCCCAGAATTTCTGGGTAATATATACTCTGGCCCAAAACTTTCAGCTTCTTTTGGGGCAACTCTTCATCTGGTCTGCCTTGGGCATAACCAGCGAGTTCTCCCCTGATCTGACATCTGTCGCTTTGAGCATTACCGTCTATTGCGGCTTTTTCTGCGTCGTTATTTCGAAATTCATTCTTCCCGCTGCCTACAAGCTAAAGCTCTGCTCCTGATAACTGTCTGACTCCTGGTTTTCCTATGCTTGTCGTTGACACACTTCATTTTTCCATTGATGGCAAAAAGATTCTGGATGGCATATCCGCATGTTTCGAGCCGCGCAAGATTCATGGGATCATCGGTCCGAACGGATCCGGCAAATCCACCCTGTTGAAGAATATCTGCAGGCTCTGGGAGCCGCAGTCCGGGGCTATCGTTCTCAACGGCAAAAATCTGGCCAAGATGCCTCGGAAAGAACTGAGCACGCTGGTTACCCTGGTTCCGCAGAACACGACCATCGGTTTTCCCGTATCGGTGTTCGACATCGTAGCCATGGGGCGAAACCCGCATCTGGGAAGGTTCGAGGGGGTAGGGCCGAGGGACCGGGAAATTATCGAGCGGGCGCTATGGCAGACCAATATCCATGCCCTGAAGGATAGAAACATCAACGAATTGTCCGGCGGAGAGGGGCAACTGGCGATAATCGCCCGGGCTATCGCGACCGAGGCGCCTCTGATACTGCTGGATGAGCCGACCTCGGAACTTGACGTCAAGCACACGCTGGAGATCGTCAAGCTGTTATGCGAACTCAAGGATCAGGGCAAAACCATACTGGTGACCATCCATGACCTGAATCTGGCCAGAAAGTTGTGTGATACAATTACGATATTGTGCGCCGGGAAGTTGTTTTTCTCGGGCGCTCCGGAGGACGCCTTTTCCGAGGAAAACATCAGCCAGGTTTTTCAGGTGAGGGTGAGGGAGTACAAACACGATGGCACGACCTTCCTTGATTTCCGTTCCTAAGAGCATCGAAACATCCGCCATGCGAAGCTGTCGGATACTCAGCGCACTTCTCGCGTTCTGCTGTCTGGTTGCCTGTGCCCCCCCGTCCGGGGTGAATCACGGTCAGAAAGCGGTTCCCCCCCTTGATATGCACAGGTTGATCACAGAGCTGAGCCATGTCAGGGGCAAAACCCAGGCTGAAGGCGCATGGCCCCGAAAAATACGCTACAGCTTTGATGTGCATGACTTGAAGACGGATACGTTCCGGCAGGAGACAAAAAGCTTTGAGATTCAGAAGAAGCCGCTGCGCATAATACCCCATGCGGTGGGCGTCGCCGAGATCTTGTGGGCAATCTGCCCGCGCGAGCGCTTGATTGCCTTTAATGATCTTACCGCTGATCCGGACTCGAGCTTTATAGCCGACAAGGCACGGCAGCAGGGCCCAATCTTCAGATCAAAACAGACGGAACTGGTGATCGGCTACCGCCCGGATCTGGTCTTTACGGTGTTTTATTCCGGTGCTGATTTCAAGGAAAAGCTCAGCCAGGCACAGATTCCCAGCTTTGAACTCGGGCATTTCGGGTCGATCGAGTCGGTACAGCGGCAGATTCTGCTCATAGGAGACGTCATCGGTGAGGAGGGCAATGCCCGTGCTCTGGTGAATCTCATGAATGAGAGGATCCGGGACCTTAAGGCCCGGACCCCCCACAGAGATCACCCGATCCGCGTTCTGTATTATGACGAGGGGGGCTATGTTCCCGGCAGATTTTCAAATTTCAACTCGATCTGCGACATGATCGGTGCCGTCAATGTGGGGACTGAGCAGGGCATTGCATCCTGGTCGCGGATCGACTACGAAACCCTGCTCAAGTGGAACCCGGACGTCATTATCGTTCCCGATCGCAGCAAGCTGAAGGAACTGCTTGTGTCGAATCGTCTGCTGTCCCACGCCAGGGCCATACGGAGCAACTCCGTGTATGACGTCCCCGGCGTGTATCTGCGGGCTTCATCCCAATACATGCTTCTCAGCGCCGATCTGATCGCGGGGATCATCTACCGGCAGCCCCGCTAATCCGTCATGGTGAAAAAGGACTATTTCATAATCGCACTCCTGATGGCCCTGGTTGTTGCCGGTGGTCTGCTCTCCCTCTCGTCGGGCTCATGGTCGATTCCTGCCTCCCATGTGGTCATGATCGTTTTGTCAAAATTGGGGCTGTACGCCGGCGCCATCAGTGACGTGGAGGCTTCCATTGTCTGGGACGGCCGGCTTCCGCGCTTTCTGGTCGCCTTTCTGGTGGGCTTTTCCCTTGGCGGAGCAGGTACGATCATGCAGGGGATATTCAAGAATCCCATGGCCAGTCCCGGAGTCATGGGCATCGACGCAGGTGCGGCGCTGGGCGCCGTGCTGGCCATTTACCTGGGGCTTGCATCGTACTCGCTGGTGGCGCTCCCCTGCGCGGCGATCGTTTTTTCCCTGCTCACCCTGGTCATGGTCTTCGCCATCGCCACATCAGGAGGGCGGACGTCGGTTTCAACGCTGCTGCTGGCGGGCATTGCCCTCAGCCTGGTGTTCGGCGCCCTCACATCATTTGTCATTACCCTGAGCACCGCGGAGTTCGAC
Protein-coding regions in this window:
- a CDS encoding FecCD family ABC transporter permease, encoding MVKKDYFIIALLMALVVAGGLLSLSSGSWSIPASHVVMIVLSKLGLYAGAISDVEASIVWDGRLPRFLVAFLVGFSLGGAGTIMQGIFKNPMASPGVMGIDAGAALGAVLAIYLGLASYSLVALPCAAIVFSLLTLVMVFAIATSGGRTSVSTLLLAGIALSLVFGALTSFVITLSTAEFDVGRVIVNWLMGDLNNRSWEHVAIVIPTTLVALLGTLFFARDLNLLMLGEETAANLGVNIRRARNGLLLFSSIETGGAIAVSGVIGFVGLVAPHIMRSLTGPDNRKLIFSSGLLAAVFIIYADLFVRLIVTVDLKVGIITSMLGGPFFLYLIVKHRKQFEYM
- a CDS encoding ABC transporter ATP-binding protein; its protein translation is MLVVDTLHFSIDGKKILDGISACFEPRKIHGIIGPNGSGKSTLLKNICRLWEPQSGAIVLNGKNLAKMPRKELSTLVTLVPQNTTIGFPVSVFDIVAMGRNPHLGRFEGVGPRDREIIERALWQTNIHALKDRNINELSGGEGQLAIIARAIATEAPLILLDEPTSELDVKHTLEIVKLLCELKDQGKTILVTIHDLNLARKLCDTITILCAGKLFFSGAPEDAFSEENISQVFQVRVREYKHDGTTFLDFRS
- a CDS encoding ABC transporter substrate-binding protein — its product is MKTDTFRQETKSFEIQKKPLRIIPHAVGVAEILWAICPRERLIAFNDLTADPDSSFIADKARQQGPIFRSKQTELVIGYRPDLVFTVFYSGADFKEKLSQAQIPSFELGHFGSIESVQRQILLIGDVIGEEGNARALVNLMNERIRDLKARTPHRDHPIRVLYYDEGGYVPGRFSNFNSICDMIGAVNVGTEQGIASWSRIDYETLLKWNPDVIIVPDRSKLKELLVSNRLLSHARAIRSNSVYDVPGVYLRASSQYMLLSADLIAGIIYRQPR